The bacterium genome includes the window TAAAATGTCCTAAAATTGTTTGAGTTACATGCTGAACTTTTCCAGAACCTCCGCAGGTAGGGCAAGTAGAAGGAGATGATCCGGGTTCTGCTTTTGAGCCGTTGCATTTTGAACAAGTTTCCAGATGTCTTATTTCAACATCTTTTTCCAATCCGAATATTGCTTCTTCAAATTCTATTTCCAGATCAAGCCTTAAATCGCTTCCTCTTCTTGCAGCGTTAGGGTTTTGTCTGCCGCCTCCGAATCCTCCGCCGAAAAAGCTGGAGAAAATTTCACTCAAGTCGCCAAAACCAAAGTCAAACGGTCCGTTAAAATCGTATCCTGCATTTTTAAGCCCGTCTTCTCCGTATCTATCGTACATTGAACGTTTATCATCGTCCATAAGTACTTCATAAGCCTGCCCCAGCTCTTTGAATTTTGCTTCAGCATCAGGTGCTTTATTTACATCAGGATGAAGCTGTCTGGCTTTTTTTCTAAATGCGCTTTTAATGTCATCTTTTGATGCGTTATTTTCTACACCCAGAATTTCATAATAATTACGATTACTCATTATATGTTCTTATCCTTTAACTTTTACTCATTCACCGCTACATTCACGAGAGCCGGTCTTAATATTTTATCGCATAATTTATAACCGCTTTGTAATTCTGCAATAACGGTATGATCGGGATGTTCTTCGGTAGGAGTTTGCATAATAGCTTCATGCAAATTCGGATCAAATTCTTTTCCTACTGTTTCTATCTTTTCAACGCCCAATTTTTCCAGGGCATCCATAAATTGTTTCTGCACTGCATCAAAACTTTCTTTTAATTTTTCAGGATCGTCAATTTCTTTGAAAGATTTTTGTGCTCTCTCAAATGTATCTACTACAGGAAGAAGTTTTTTAAGGGTATCTTCGGCCCCGTATTTTAAAAGCCCTTCTCTTTCCTGTTCCTGTCTTTTTCTAAAGTTGTCAAAATCAGCGGCAAGTCTTATGTAGTGAGACTCTACCGTTTTTTTATCATCTTCGAGTTTTTCGAATTTGTTTTTTAATTCGCAAAAATCCTCATAACATACCATTTCAGGCTGTTCTTCCTGTTTTTCAGAAGTTTCTTTTATTTCTTCAGATTCACTAACAAAAGGATTTTCTTGTAATGATTCTTCATTTTTGTCCTTTGATTTATCTTTTTTAAGCATTTTTTAATCCTCAAATCTCTAAATATGTGGAGAAAATAATATAAAATTACTGCCACCAGTTTAACATTATAAAACAACCAAAAAATTTTCCCTTAAAACATTAAAATTTTTATACCTGAAATTTAAAATAATTAACATTAGTGCAAATTAGAAAGAATTTTGTATAAGTGCTAACTTGTTATTGTCAGAAAAAAAGGGGGTTTATGAGAAAAAATTTTATTTTAACTATTTTACTCGGTGTGCTTTTAGGCTTAAATTTCACGCTTCCTTCTTCTTCAAAGCCTGATTCTAATTCCATGACAGAAAATAAAAAAGATTTTCTGCAAAAAAAAGTCGAAAAAAATCCTTTAAAACAGCCTATCCTGTCAATGATTGAAACAGGTTTGAACAGCAACACCTCACAGAAAGGGCAGCAATTCAATGCAACACTCCTGGAAGACGTAATTTATGGCGGACAGACTATAATTCCAAAATCCAGCATGGTTTACGGCTCTGTAATAAAAGTTAAAAAATCAGGGAAGTTAGACAAGGACGCTTTTATTCAGCTAAAAATAGTTGAAATCAGAACACCTGACGAAAAAATTATTTCTATTGAAGACAAACCTATGATTGTAGAGGTTTCACAGCTTGCTTATACACAAAAAAAAGAAAGTTTTCTTAAAAACTTGCCGGTTACAATTGCAGGCACCGCAACTTCCATTGTCCTGGGGAAATTTTCTTCTATTGCCGATGCTGCTGTCTGGGCTATCAGCACAGGCGCAGAAATAACAACAGGATTTATATCGGGAGTTATTTCTCCTGATGAGGGCAAATCAAGAGGGGTAAGTTCTGCACAAAGAGCTTTAAACTCCAGCCCCCTAGGTTCTGTAAGCACCGTTGTTAAAAAAGGCGAGGATATCTGCCTTAATCCCGGTCAGTATATTTGTATTTTCTTTGACAGAGAAACGGTTAAATACATAAAAGAAAATATTTCCTGCATTCAAAATAATCATGCCTCTTAAATTCAAAAAACTTATTAAAAATTTACTTAATAAATTTATATAACCTCCCAAACAGCCTCTGTATTTTAAAAAAATTTTTAAGTTTATTTATTTTAAAGAAAATTAACAAACTTAAAGAAAATTATGTTGTAACATGCATGCCTAACCCTTAAATTTTTTATATATAATATATGGTATGGGATAAGAAAAATAAGAGTCGACAAATGTAGTCAAATTTGGGAGGAGACCTGGTGACATCATTCTTATCTGAGTCAATTAAACTCAGCGATAATGCAAAGACTGTTTTGAGCAAAAGGTATTTAAAAAGAGATAAAGACGGCAATCCCGTTGAAAGCCCCGAGGATATGTTCTGGCGTGTAGCACAGGCAATTGCTTCTGCTGACAGACAGGACAATAAAACAGATGCTGAAATAAATAAACTGGCGGAAGATTTTTATGGAATGATGGCAAATCTTTATTTCATGCCTAACAGCCCTACATTAATGAATGCGGGAAGAGAATTAGGACAGCTTTCGGCATGCTTTGTCCTTCCTGTTGATGATTCGCTCGATGCAATTTTTGAAGCAATAAAAAATACGGCAATGATCCACAAAAGCGGTGGAGGAACAGGATTTTCTTTCTCAAGATTAAGACCTAAAAATGATGTTGTAAACTCGACCATGGGAGTTTCGTCAGGACCTGTTTCTTTTATCGAAGTGTTTAATGCCGCTACAGAAGCTGTTAAACAGGGTGGAACGAGAAGAGGCGCTAATATGGCGGTTCTAAGAGTTGATCATCCTGATATTCTCGAGTTTATAAATTGCAAAGCAGACAACAGCAGGCTTAACAACTTTAATATTTCTGTCGGAATAACCGATAAATTTATGGATGCAGTAATTAATAATGGAGAATACGATTTACTTCACCCGAAAACAAAACAAACTGTCAAAAAATTACACGCAAGAGAAGTGTTTGACATAATAGTTGACCATGCCTGGAAAAACGGTGAACCCGGTATTGTCTTTATAGATAGGGTAAATCAATATAATCCGACACCTCAGCTTGGAGAAATTGAATCTACAAATCCATGCGGCGAAGTTCCTTTATTACCTTATGAAGCTTGTAATTTAGGTTCAATCAACCTTGCACAATTAATAAAATATACTGAAGACACCCCTGAAGTTGATTGGGAAAAACTCGAATCTATCACAAAACTGTCCATACATTTTCTTGATAACGTAATTACGGTCAATAATTATCCGCTTCCTCAAATCGCAGAAATGGTTCAGGGAAACAGAAAAATAGGGCTCGGTATTATGGGATTGGCTGATCTTCTTATGACACTTAAAATCCCTTACAGTTCAGAAGAAGGTACGACTCTCGCAACTAAAATTATGGAATTTATTGACTATCATTCAAAAGTGGCTTCTGTTGAACTCGCAAAAACAAGAGGACAATTTGCAAACTTTGAAGGCAGTATTTATGACGGGAAAAACTTCCTTTACAACAATTTTTCAGGTAAATCATCAGGCATTATTGTTGATGAGATGTGGAAAGAACTTGATAAACAAATTGAAAAACATGGAATCAGAAACGCTACAACTACTTGTATAGCCCCAACAGGCACAATAAGTATGATTGCAAATGCTTCCTGCGGAATTGAACCACTGTTTGCTCTTGTGTTTACCAGACATATTATGGATGGAACTAATCTTCTTGAAGTTAATCCTTTATTTGAGAGAGTTGCAAAAGAAAGAGGCTTCTACAGTGAAGAATTAATGCAGAAAATTTCCGAACATGGAACGATTCACGGAATTGAAGGAGTTCCTGAAGATATTGTTAATGCTTTTCAGACAGCGCATGATGTTACTCCTGAGTGGCATGTAAAGATGCAGGCAGCTTTTCAGTTTCATACAGATAATGCTGTTTCAAAGACGGTTAATTTTTCAGAAGAAGCTACAAGAGAAGATATAGCCAAAACTTATGAGCTTGCATACAAATCAGGACTTAAAGGCACAACTGTTTACAGAAACAACAGCCGCTTTAATCAAGCTATGCAAATAAGTTCAGCAGACAAAAAAGAAGAATTGACAGATGGCCAGATTGAGTTAGGAAGCGTAAAACCAAGACAAAGACCTAATGTAACTTTTGGCATTACCGATAAAATCCAGACAGGATGCGGTCCTCTTTATATAACAATAAATACTGATGAAGAAGGCTTATGCGAAGTATTCGCCAGAATGGGCAAATCAGGAGGCTGCGCTACCAGTCAGGCAGAAGCAACAGGCAGGATGATTTCTCTTTCATTGAGAGCCGGTGTTGATATAAACGAAATTATTGAACAGTTAAAAGGAATCAGATGCCCTGCTCCTGCTTTTGGAAAAGGCGGTGTAATTCTTTCCTGTTCTGATGCAGTTGCGAGAGTTCTTGAAAGAAATCTCGATAAAATTGCCGGTTTAACAGGAATAGATAATATTAATGCCAAATTACAAAGCGGCACTGTTGATGCGGCACAAATAAAATTAAATCTGGGCGGATGCAAGTCTGACTTAGGGCATTGTCCCGAGTGTCCTGATTGCGGAGTGATGCTGGAATTCAGCGAAGGATGCGTAATGTGTCCCGGCTGCGGCTTCTCCAGATGCAGCTAAAATCAATTTAAGACAGAAAGGGCGGGTTGAAATATTTCAACCCGCCCTTTAAAAAATGTAAAGTTATCGAAAACTTTGCTATAATAAAACCTGAAAAACTTGAGGATAGTTTTTAATGGATAACGATTATTTAAAGGAACTTCTTGCAACACACAGAAACGATAAAAATATTTTATCCTATTATCTTATTGCTTCTTTAGGAGGTACCATAGGATTAATATTCAGATTTGTTTATGCAAAATAAGGATTAACTGAAATTGCACTCATAATTTTTGGGGTGATTTTGTCTTGTACGTTTATTTATTCCATATCAGAAATTTCAGAAAGAATTTTTAAATTAATAGATTTACTAAAAAAATAGGAGAATAAAAAATGATCTATTTTATTACAATAGTCGGTCTAATTTTATTTACAGGAATGATGTATCTGGGCATTGATCCTGTTTTAAAAGCCAGAAAATTTGATCCTAAATAAAAATAAAACTTGTATGAAAAAAATTGTCGATATAAAAAAAATAGTTAAAATTCTTGATGATTATTACCCGATGCATGTCATGGAAGATAATTATACGGGAAATCCTTACAAAGCGCTGGTTTCATGCCTTTTAAGCCTGCGAACGAGAGATGAAATAACTTTTCCTATAGCAGAAAAACTTTTTCAAATCGCAGATACCCCTTACAAAATGATTAATCTTTCTTATGAAGAACTTTGCTTAATCATAAAATCAATTAATTATTACAAAACAAAAGCTGAAAATATTCTGAATATTTCAAGAATACTAACAGAAAAATATAACGGGGAAGTACCTTCGTTGATGGAAGAGCTTTTGGCTTTTAGGGGAGTAGGAAGAAAAACAGCTAATATTGTTATCTCTGTCGGTTTTCAAAAGCCTGCTATAGCTGTTGATACACATGTGCACAGAATTTCTAACAGGCTTGGTCTTGTTTTTACAAAAACTCCCGAAGAAACCGAATTTGAACTAAGAAAAAAACTTCCCGAAAAATACTGGCGAAAATGGAATCAAATTCTGGTTCTTCATGGCAAAAGCACATGCAAACCGATAACTCCCCTATGCAAAATTTGTCCTATTGTGGAATATTGCAATCAAATATTTGATAAAAAATAAAAATAATTTTATTCAATAAAGTTTACATGTTATTGCTTTTTTTGTCCGCGTTTTTCATACTTAAAGGGACAGGAGAAAAAAATGTTTTTGAGGCTGGGTGAAAGACAATTTAAATCTGAAAAGAAAAAGGACTTTAATCCTGCGGAAATTAAAATTTTTTATAAACCAAATAAAATGCACTGTTTTTAAAAACAGTGCATTTTTGTATGAAGGAAAGAGGAATTATGCTTAATATTAAAGGACTACAACAAGTTTTCTTCAACCGTTCAAGCGTGAATGATTCTGCATCTGAAAATAAATTCAATAACCTTTCTTTGTTAAATAAACCAATTAAAGATACTGTTTCTTTTGGATATTTTAAAGATTATACAAGAGATAAATTTAAAGCTTTGAGAATGATTGCAGAAATATTGGGATTACCGGATTTTTATAATGGGAAAAAATTTAGCGATAAATATAAACCTACTATAGAACATATTATTCCTCAAGGAAAAGACACCAGACAACGTGCCAAAGATATAGGCTTAGCCAGCGTTAATTCGCTTGGAAACATTGTGTTGGCAGGAAATAAAACAAACAATAAAAAAGACAATATGACTTTAAAAGAATGGTATAAATTACACCCTGAATATATTAAAAATGGAAGACAGGCACTCAAAGAATATGAAAAAGTTCATTTGCAAGAACACGAGTTATTTGTTGGCTCTCCTTACATAGATGGAAGAAAATGGGTGAAAAGACTCAAAAATACTCTTAATAAGGAACTTGGCTATATCGCATTTAGCGGAAGAAAAAATCAGAATATTGCTCCTTCTGATTCGCCTCAAAAATTATCATATGTTGCCTGATTTTTCTTATAATTTTTTTCTTTATAATTTCTGATTATATGTCCGCAGTTTTTACATGCCAGATAATCAGAGGAACTGTCAATCGGCATATAAAGATGTTTATCGCAATTTTTGTATAACTCTTCATCCTGCTCAGGCAATTCAAAAAGAACAGGAGGCTTTTTTTTATTTTTTTTAAACCATTTTTTCAAAATAATTTCGATTAAATACATAAAAAATCTTTACTTTTTTGGAGGGGGTATAATTATACTTTACCAGATTAAAAAATAATTGTACGATTATGAAACAGTATATGCCTGAATAAAATTTATGTGAGAGGTTATAACAATGGATGAAGAAAATAAAGCTTTTACAAGATGGTATGAGCAAGACCCTGTTGTAGCAGAATGTTTTAAAATAATGGAACAGCTTGATGACAGAAAAAAACGCCAAACAGCAACTTTTTTAATGAATGAAATTATATCAAGACCGCCTTTTTCCGAGATGATTCCTGATGATATCTTCAAACTTGCAACAGGCGAAGAACAAAAACGCAGATGGTATGATTATGATGAAGTATCGCGTATTTTTGCGGAGCTATTAAGACATTCACCGGATGAAACAAAAAAAGAAATTGCAATAAAAGCGATAACTTTTATTCAAGACTTGCCCTAAAAAACAGAAAAAAGCGTTTTAAGTTTTTCAGCATCCTTAATTCCTTTATCTTTTTCCACACCGCTTGAAATATCAAGGGCATAAGGTTTTACAAACTCATAAGCCTGTTTTGCGTTATCAAAATTCAATCCGCCTGCAAGAATTACAGGAATTCCTTGTTCATTTGCCTTTTTAGCGATTTCCCAATCAAAAACTTTTCCCGTTCCTCCGAGTTGCTCTTCACAATAGCTGTCCAGCAGTATAAAAGACACTTTATCCTTGTATCGGGAAATAATTTCCAAATTTTCAATACTTTTTATTTTTATTGCCTTAATTATTTCTTTTCCTGTAATTTCGGCCAATTTTTTACAAAATTGAGGAGATTCATCGCCATGAAGCTGAATTTTTGTAATTCCTGCTTCGATTACTGTAGTTTTTATATCTTCAGCGGATTCATTTGCAAAAACACCTATTTCTACTAAATTTGCAGGAAGGTTTTTTATAATTTCGGTCGCTTTTTCAGGAGAAATATATCTGGGTGTGTTTTTAACAAAAATAAATCCGACAGCCCATGCCCCGAGCTTTGCTGCCAGCAACGCGTCTTCTTTTCCTGTTATTCCGCAAATTTTTATTCTTATTTTATTTGTATTCATTTTGATTAAAAATTTTCAATTATTTAATAAGCTGTAAAACATCAAAGATATTGTTAAATTTTATAACTTTTGCTTCTGAAGATAACAATTTTTTTTCTTCACTTGATTTGTATAAATAAAAGTATAAATAAAAATAGGAATATAAAAAAGAAGGAAGATTTCGATGAATATAAATCATATTAAGAATTATGCGCCAACTTTAAGAATTAGCAAAGACAATATCTCTTTTTCAGGGAAAACACAAACCAACTTAACCCCTATTGCGGACACCGTCTCTATTAAAGGCAGCTGCGAAGCAAAAAATGGACTTAAAGCCTCTTCTATGAAACTAAGCGATATACCCGAATTTTTAGAACTTATGAAAAATACTGATGAGGTTAAACCAAAGCCTACGAGAAGGGAACAAAGTGGATTGAAACAGGTATTAACTGAATTAATAAAGAAGGAAGAGGGCTATGACGGCAACGTTTGTATAATCAGAGATAATAACGGATCAGGAAAAATTATTGCTGAAGGAGGGGTGATTTCATATGACAAAAAAAATGGCTATGTTTTTTGTGTGTTTGTGGCACGAAATATGCAAGAAAAAGGTCTTGGTAATTCGATAATGAAAACCTTAATAAATCAAGCTAAAGAGAAAAAATACGAGCAGCTTTCTTTGTATACCCTAAATCCTATAGCCGAAAAACTTTATAAAAAAAATGGCTTTAAAAATTGCACATCGGCAGAAGCCGGTTATGGAAAAGGAGATGAGCGCTATCCAAAAGCTGTTTATATGAAGCTTGATCTTAATAAAGAAAAACTACCTTAATGAGGCTTTCGCTCCGAAATAAGGGTTGTTTTCTTTTTCATAACCTATTGTCGTAGAAGGTCCATGCCCGGGATAAACTGTTATATCTTCATCAAGAATAAATAATTTGTTTTTTATCGAGTCTTCCAAAATTTTATACGAACCGCCGGGGAGGTCTGTTCTGCCAACTGCATCTGCAAATAGGGTATCGCCTGAGATTAAAATTTTGTCTGCAAGGAAACAAACTCCGCCTGAAGTATGTCCCGGTGTATGAATAACCTTTAATTTAATATTTCCGACTTCTATTATTTGGCCTTCTTCCAAATACCCGTCAATTTTAGGAGATTCAGCACTTTTCATTCCAAACATCATAAGCTGCTGCTTCAAAGAATTTGCAAGAAGTTCATCATTTTTGTGAATAAAAGTTTTTACGTCAAAATTTTTCTGAAGTTCCCAATCTCCCTGAACATGGTCAAAATGCCCGTGTGTATGCAAAATAAATTTCAATTCAGCGTTGGTTTCTTTTAATAAATCCACTGTTTTTTTATAATTTCCGCCTGCATCTATTAAGGCCGCCTCATGGGT containing:
- the grpE gene encoding nucleotide exchange factor GrpE, whose translation is MLKKDKSKDKNEESLQENPFVSESEEIKETSEKQEEQPEMVCYEDFCELKNKFEKLEDDKKTVESHYIRLAADFDNFRKRQEQEREGLLKYGAEDTLKKLLPVVDTFERAQKSFKEIDDPEKLKESFDAVQKQFMDALEKLGVEKIETVGKEFDPNLHEAIMQTPTEEHPDHTVIAELQSGYKLCDKILRPALVNVAVNE
- a CDS encoding vitamin B12-dependent ribonucleotide reductase, whose amino-acid sequence is MKLSDNAKTVLSKRYLKRDKDGNPVESPEDMFWRVAQAIASADRQDNKTDAEINKLAEDFYGMMANLYFMPNSPTLMNAGRELGQLSACFVLPVDDSLDAIFEAIKNTAMIHKSGGGTGFSFSRLRPKNDVVNSTMGVSSGPVSFIEVFNAATEAVKQGGTRRGANMAVLRVDHPDILEFINCKADNSRLNNFNISVGITDKFMDAVINNGEYDLLHPKTKQTVKKLHAREVFDIIVDHAWKNGEPGIVFIDRVNQYNPTPQLGEIESTNPCGEVPLLPYEACNLGSINLAQLIKYTEDTPEVDWEKLESITKLSIHFLDNVITVNNYPLPQIAEMVQGNRKIGLGIMGLADLLMTLKIPYSSEEGTTLATKIMEFIDYHSKVASVELAKTRGQFANFEGSIYDGKNFLYNNFSGKSSGIIVDEMWKELDKQIEKHGIRNATTTCIAPTGTISMIANASCGIEPLFALVFTRHIMDGTNLLEVNPLFERVAKERGFYSEELMQKISEHGTIHGIEGVPEDIVNAFQTAHDVTPEWHVKMQAAFQFHTDNAVSKTVNFSEEATREDIAKTYELAYKSGLKGTTVYRNNSRFNQAMQISSADKKEELTDGQIELGSVKPRQRPNVTFGITDKIQTGCGPLYITINTDEEGLCEVFARMGKSGGCATSQAEATGRMISLSLRAGVDINEIIEQLKGIRCPAPAFGKGGVILSCSDAVARVLERNLDKIAGLTGIDNINAKLQSGTVDAAQIKLNLGGCKSDLGHCPECPDCGVMLEFSEGCVMCPGCGFSRCS
- the nth gene encoding endonuclease III, giving the protein MKKIVDIKKIVKILDDYYPMHVMEDNYTGNPYKALVSCLLSLRTRDEITFPIAEKLFQIADTPYKMINLSYEELCLIIKSINYYKTKAENILNISRILTEKYNGEVPSLMEELLAFRGVGRKTANIVISVGFQKPAIAVDTHVHRISNRLGLVFTKTPEETEFELRKKLPEKYWRKWNQILVLHGKSTCKPITPLCKICPIVEYCNQIFDKK
- a CDS encoding DUF1524 domain-containing protein, with the protein product MLNIKGLQQVFFNRSSVNDSASENKFNNLSLLNKPIKDTVSFGYFKDYTRDKFKALRMIAEILGLPDFYNGKKFSDKYKPTIEHIIPQGKDTRQRAKDIGLASVNSLGNIVLAGNKTNNKKDNMTLKEWYKLHPEYIKNGRQALKEYEKVHLQEHELFVGSPYIDGRKWVKRLKNTLNKELGYIAFSGRKNQNIAPSDSPQKLSYVA
- a CDS encoding phosphoribosylanthranilate isomerase — protein: MNTNKIRIKICGITGKEDALLAAKLGAWAVGFIFVKNTPRYISPEKATEIIKNLPANLVEIGVFANESAEDIKTTVIEAGITKIQLHGDESPQFCKKLAEITGKEIIKAIKIKSIENLEIISRYKDKVSFILLDSYCEEQLGGTGKVFDWEIAKKANEQGIPVILAGGLNFDNAKQAYEFVKPYALDISSGVEKDKGIKDAEKLKTLFSVF
- a CDS encoding GNAT family N-acetyltransferase codes for the protein MNINHIKNYAPTLRISKDNISFSGKTQTNLTPIADTVSIKGSCEAKNGLKASSMKLSDIPEFLELMKNTDEVKPKPTRREQSGLKQVLTELIKKEEGYDGNVCIIRDNNGSGKIIAEGGVISYDKKNGYVFCVFVARNMQEKGLGNSIMKTLINQAKEKKYEQLSLYTLNPIAEKLYKKNGFKNCTSAEAGYGKGDERYPKAVYMKLDLNKEKLP
- a CDS encoding MBL fold metallo-hydrolase, yielding MILKHFTAGEYETNNYLVICEETHEAALIDAGGNYKKTVDLLKETNAELKFILHTHGHFDHVQGDWELQKNFDVKTFIHKNDELLANSLKQQLMMFGMKSAESPKIDGYLEEGQIIEVGNIKLKVIHTPGHTSGGVCFLADKILISGDTLFADAVGRTDLPGGSYKILEDSIKNKLFILDEDITVYPGHGPSTTIGYEKENNPYFGAKASLR